AATGCAACTCTTACCATTGTAAAATATAAGTAGAAAGAGGATGACTAAAATTGAAGCATTTTACAGCTATTATCAAATGTTAtgcataaatgcaaaaatgttttggttGTTATTGAAGGATTAAGTGGAGCTGCTTTGTATTATTTGAGGAGCGGCGAGGCAAAGAACTTTCCTTGGCGAGAAAATCCGACCGCTGATTTGCTTTTGCTCCCGAATCTGCAACAACCAGAGCACATAATGAAATTATTAATTAGGAACCGaagtcagtaaaaaaaaaaaagagtcaatgAAGGATAATGGGATATTGCACAGGAGATTAAGTCctatgaaaaatgttgaaaggaGTCAGCGTttgaggaaaagaaaacaaattataGCTTTCTTTGCCTCCTGCGTTCATTGACTGACTATAAAAGCAGCGTTAAAGCTGGGCAGGAGGGGGgctgtgcaggtgtgtgtttacctggggGTCAGAGTGGACTTCATGCGCTGAGACAGGGAGCTGGAGGAGGGAGTTTTATTGAGCTGGTGCTCTGGAGTGGTCAGAGGTCCCAGCATGCTCgctgcaaaattacaaaacagtcaaacattACGATTTTGGGCTCCTGTGAACTGTCAGGCAGTGAACAAATGTGCTCATACACGTACATACAAACACTGCAGCCACAACAAAGAAAGTTTAGTGAGCCCTGTACCTCTCTCTGGGGTGGCATAGCAGTTTGCGTTCTCGATGATCAAATGGTTCAAGTTCGGCTGCTCACTCTCTGCCATCACAAACTGGCCCCAGTAATCCACCGGCAGAGCCAAGAGACGCTCCACAACCTGAACACAGAGGGATTAGCATGAATGCAAAAGATCAGAGTTATTTCAGTGTATTGCCTCATCTTCTTCCACCAGTGCTACGCCGGTTAGCTTCGCCTTGAGCAACACAGAGGGGGGATTACTTAAAAACGGCGGATGATATTATGATTTTCTGGTGTGTAAAACGACACAGTAAAGAGATTTTTGGTGGCCTGTAACTGTTGTGGGAGTTCAGTCTCTCAAATCACGCTTGTTTACACAATTTGAATACATTCATTGCTCGACATTGTGATTGTTCATAAAAATTCATCTGAAAACAATTgcttaatacatttttaaatattaacacCTATTTTTCATGCTTTGCCTCATTGTGGGATGAAactaaattacatttataaTCCCTGTGATTTAACTGAATCTATCCCagcttaaaatgtatttatgtgttgcatttttccccacattATGTTAAATTATGAATACTCTCTAAATAGTAGTTGTAATTGTTGGTGGTAGAGTCTGCCATTCCTGTGCTGGATTAAACCCCCGCAAGAGGAAAAGTGCAttactgtgtaattttattttactaatatCAGTCTCAGTGTTTTCATTAGTTAATTAGCTTTTTCACACTAAAAATATTCAAGTGGCAAAACACAAAGGGGGGCTTTTGTTGTGAAGTAATCACAGCTAATGAAATTTAAGGTACAGTTGCAGAAAAGTGTGACTACCCCTGAGTAACTACATTTTATTTGCTAATGCCTGCAGAAAACAGACATCCAAACCATACTGTTACAAGCACGAgtattttaattgattttttctGTCAGTGGTTCGATTGTAAATATTGCAGGAAGTGGTGGAACAAGTAAGTTTGTTCAAGCGGCACACCTCTTGACTCCTAAGATAACAAGCCCAGATaagcattttttcctctttagtATTTCTGATGAAGCTCAACCAGTGTTTTCTGCCAACAGAGTCCAACGAACGGGTCAGGCCTACCTTAGGCTGTCGTTTGGTGTCCTGCAGGATTGTCATAGGCTCTGGGTTTGGAACTGCATGTCCCACAATAGTTGGACCAAAAACACGGGCCAGGTTATGGTTGTCCATCTTAGTGTCCAAACTATCAGCGACTCTGAAAGATGTCATTAGATTCAGTTACGTCTGCCTGATGTATATAAAATCAAACAGCCACAACTAGAGGCAGGTTAAACACTGATAGTTGAATATCTAGTCAAGCAAATCATTTCCCTGTCTACAAATCCGAAAGTCAGATATAATTAAGTAGATTCTAaaattctcagcacatttttgcctgaagcaattttgtccaattaaatttagaggaaaagttCATTTACAGAGAGACGAGAACATTCTGTGAATATCAGCAAATCCCCTACAATGAATTAGAAGCAGGAATGTACAAGGCATCAAAGATCAAGCAGGTATACTACCGTTATAATTACAAGATGGTACGTGCTCACCTCTGAAGGTGGAGGACTAAGAAAGCCAGCGTGTCTCTGTTGGGCTGTGGCAGGTCACCAATGGTTTGGTACATCAGAGCCAAGCTGTTGTCGTCATCTGAAACCTCTGTGGGGGAATAAAGAAAACACTTCTGTGAGCACAGACTGAGAAATAGGATGTTGTGTGGATTTAGAAGCACCTTGAAAGAAAGTATACCTGACTCcactaacaaacaaacactagAAAGGCCAACAGGCTAAAAGGTTaatctcttttctctttcaggGCAACTTCCTGCTAGAGGTTTCAATCACTGCTCAGaaaacattgcaaaaacaaaccagaggCCCTTGTGAAACCTGCACTTAATGGCTGTGTTGGGTACATTTCTGCTCCCCATTAAGAAGTTACAATGCAGTTATTTGAAGTTCTGCTGTAAATTTCTTTTATTAATGTGCTGGTACTTTTGCTGCAGTGCCCTACGCATCAGACctgccaaacacacacagacagaaacacacaccgGCTGCTTCCATGAAGGGACGGTTGAGGCGGAAGGTGAGAAGAGGCTCCTTGAGGTTCCTCAGGAAGTCCTTGAGGAGGCCAGTGATGGCGTGGATATCGTCCACCTTGCTGAGCACAGGGACAGTTTTGCTGCGGAGAAACTTCTCTTTCAGCTCCTTCACTGTGCGGTCAGCACCGGACAGACGGTAAAGTCCAGCCTTTAGAGACAAAAAGTACAATTATATACCGTTTAATTATACTTTGAACTTAGACCCAACTGGAGACGCAACAAACGATAGTAATTTTCAGTGAGTCTCCTGATTGTGTTTACAGCTCAGATTTTTTATAGTGAACAGTAGTATTTAAATTCAATACAGCACAGGGTAATATATTTGAAATGATAGTTATATAGTATCAACAGTAGAGCAGCCATACATCATTGTTGTAATATGTGAAGAGACAAAGATGTAGCACTTTAATGGCTGAAGAGTTAAGATGCTGACCACGAACCCAACATCCCCAGTTTAATTTCAACCTGTGGCCTTGTCTAGTTCTCTCTAGTGTTTCGTCATCCCTTCACCACCTCCATATTATTAAAGGCATAAACCTCCTCCCAAtaatatttgctttaaaaaaaaaaagatgacaaaaagagCATTGAATTCTAAGAAGCTGcaagcagcagaaatgtgacattttcctCACATCACCAAATGGTGACAGGGTGATATTTGTCAGGTTAAGAGCCATGAGGACAAAGCATATCTTATACAAAAGCAACAGCTGAAAAGGCTGATTTGCCTCAGATGAAAAAAAGCCAACATTTCataacagcagctgcagaaaagaATTTTATGGAAGGAAAGTGGGAAAGTGAGAGAGGATCAAAACATAAAGcaacagagagaggagacagCAGCAGTCATACAGCAATCAACAGATTTTCAGTCCTTCCACCGTCCAATTACGCATTTAATCTCCTGGGAACAGATTGTAAAATCTTAGTTACAGCTCTCTGTCTTGGCTTAAAGGgaagacattaaaaataactACTGAGATGAGAGGCTTTACGGTTCTTCAAATTTCTGCATACTATTAAGACTGCAAAGCACCACTCACCTCATGCAAGCCCCTTTGCTCAATCTCACTGACACAGTGGACCACGAGAGGAGGAATCATGGGAGATGTGTCAGGGACATAGTCAGCAAGGACACCCTGGAAACAATTGGAGTAAACTGTCAGTGTTGTGATGAAATATTAGTGGATCCAAACATTTGTCTGCACATCAAGAAAGCAATTAGTGAAAATGTAATCACACACCTCCCCAATTCGGACTGGTGTGCCACCCAGGTTGGGGATGCAGGGCAGAGGACAACGCTCTCTACACTCGGGGTGCGAGACAACCCTGCAGTCACGACACTTCAGTGAAATCTTTCCAAACTTGATCCTCTTCCCACAGGGCACGCAGGATTCCGGCTTAATGACCTGTAAAAGACATTGAACAGGAGGCCATAAAGCTTTGGATGTTTGCAGCTCAACCAAGAAATTACACTTCGCTAACTGGCCTGTATAAATAGGGCTCAGAACGAGCAAGCGACAATTTAAGTGCTGGTGCCAAAAGGTTTCTGTACAGACACCAAAATAGATCCAAATAAAGCAGTCGCATTTAATTCTGAGAATATATAAAGAAACTTTAAagttgaaaacaacaacaatataacagagaagaaaaacattcacGTTAAAGATAACCGGAATTCCTCACAAATCCCAAAAAGAAAATAggctttttttgtcaaattaagCCAATGCAGTTCTGTCACGCAAATGTCATGCTTACAGTTTTGGAGACGAATTCATGAAGACGGACGCCGCCGTTGCTCTGTGGAGTACTGGGCTCAGCTTTCATCTCTCCGTCAGGGTTGCTCGGCTGCTTGAAGACATCCTCAGACTTGACAGATTCGGAGTCCCATTCCATAGCAGCTGAACAGGAGAGATAGACAACAAATACCCGTTTGTTAAAACCATGAATATTCCGCATGTTTAAGGAAAATGCACTGTTGAATCACGGCTTCAGCACATTGAAGTTTATTCAATACATCCATCAGGGTGTTTACTTTTCAATAAATTGTGTTTTGATGGACACTTCTAAAAATGAACAAGATCATTTAAGCCAAGATGCTATCCTGAACTGATAAAGCCATgtataaagaaaatgtttctgcaTAATTAAATTAACTTTTAAGAGCACACAGAATGCAATTTCATATCCCTTTCATGATTATAGTGCAGGGCTTTTGCTTCATAGAGGAATTTCTGGCACCCCCCCAATGAGGCTTTCGCCAGGCCCTGAGGAGAACTGAGAATAAAAATAGCAATTCAGTTTTATAACCACTTTTGTTAGTTGGGATTTCATTTACTCACACATAATAGACAATTTTATTCATCAACTGGTCAGAAATACCAGGAAACTGCAAAGACTTCTCTCCAATAAGGCTACATAGACTCTGTGCCTTTACTGTACACAGAGCCACCATGCTCACTGTTGTGTGTAGTCATCCTCTCAAAGACCTACTCTAAGTCAGGAAAAACTGTGCAGCTACCAAGTATGAAAATATGATAGACTGGTAGGAGTGAGAGGGTtgaaaattatattatattacattttctttatgtAATGACCCACAATATATAGCAATACTTCCTGGTAATGGACTCAAATGAGCTGCAAAACACAGACGGATGGATAAGTCAAAGTAAaatcattaattaatttaaagtttttttgtgaAGTCCAACACTTCAGTGGGTGTCTTAGCTGGTATGTCTAAGAAGAGCAGCAGGGCTGAAAATGATGCTGACTCCAACTTTTAACTGAAGTTTACAACAGCCTACAATTAGATAGAAAAACAATGTAATATGACTATGGCAAGCAACAGGTgaaatagacagacagatgaccTGCAGATACTGGACACATATTGCCTCATTACAGAAATCTTACTGGTCTTTCTCCTGCTGCGAGTCCAGTAAGGAACAGTCTCAATGGTAGAAACAGCCTCAACAGGTCCTCCACTTACAGGGACAGTCACTGTGGTCTTCGTCACAAGGGTTTCATTTACCTGTCACAGTAAGAAAATGAGTCTTGAgacctttcttttaaaaaaataaaaataaaataaaaatcattggcCCTATAggctaattttctttttttttttcagccctAAGACCTTTCGGTTGCCAAAGGTGACAGATTAGTTGCCATGCTATTTAAAGTCAGTGACTGTGGTCTTGTGTAATAATGTCACATGTAACAGTTATTAAAAAGTGACAACAACATCCAGATTgtggcaaaaaacaaacaaaccaaccaacccTACCTTCCCTGAAGTTCTGCCTGTTGATCGAGACCTTTTGGAGGCGAGTGGAGGGCCATCGACATGATTCCTTGAGGAGCGCTGAAATCGAGACATGACAAGACATGACACCTAAACTTCCAGCAAACATGAAgcattcttttttatttctcagtttttaaacAGGAGTAGGGCACATGTATTCAACATACCCTTTTTTCACGTTTCTTGAGTCGTACTGTTCTCACAGTGGAGGAGTCCCAATCCTGCCGCAGATCAAGCACATTGCAATCAGATTCAGAGTAAACTTTACAGTATAATGT
The nucleotide sequence above comes from Amphiprion ocellaris isolate individual 3 ecotype Okinawa chromosome 8, ASM2253959v1, whole genome shotgun sequence. Encoded proteins:
- the racgap1 gene encoding rac GTPase-activating protein 1, producing the protein MESAVLSLQSLYDKLRMQVDVLNENIEPNFIQMVQNFEDCRRKWLRAEQELGSCKEVLRNAETERGALEVKLKHARNQVDVEIRRRQKAEADCDKLDRQIQLMRDLLTSEGSSNSIQLSAEQRSALAFLNTNCQAAANLNTSRRLLTIDESASILSDISYDKTDDSLDWDSSTVRTVRLKKREKRRSSRNHVDGPPLASKRSRSTGRTSGKVNETLVTKTTVTVPVSGGPVEAVSTIETVPYWTRSRRKTTAMEWDSESVKSEDVFKQPSNPDGEMKAEPSTPQSNGGVRLHEFVSKTVIKPESCVPCGKRIKFGKISLKCRDCRVVSHPECRERCPLPCIPNLGGTPVRIGEGVLADYVPDTSPMIPPLVVHCVSEIEQRGLHEAGLYRLSGADRTVKELKEKFLRSKTVPVLSKVDDIHAITGLLKDFLRNLKEPLLTFRLNRPFMEAAEVSDDDNSLALMYQTIGDLPQPNRDTLAFLVLHLQRVADSLDTKMDNHNLARVFGPTIVGHAVPNPEPMTILQDTKRQPKVVERLLALPVDYWGQFVMAESEQPNLNHLIIENANCYATPERASMLGPLTTPEHQLNKTPSSSSLSQRMKSTLTPRFGSKSKSAVGFSRQGKFFASPLLK